From Endozoicomonas sp. 8E, the proteins below share one genomic window:
- the carB gene encoding carbamoyl-phosphate synthase large subunit, with protein MPKRTDIESILILGAGPIIIGQACEFDYSGAQACKALKEEGYRVILVNSNPATIMTDPSMADATYIEPIRWETVAKIIEKERPDAVLPTMGGQTALNCALDLFHKGVLEKYNVQMIGASRDAIDKAEDREMFDTAMKNIGLETPRSGIAHTMEEAQVVLDQVGFPCIIRPSFTMGGSGGGIAYNKDEFEEICKRGLDLSPTSELLIDESLIGWKEYEMEVVRDRNDNCIIVCSIENFDPMGVHTGDSITVAPSQTLTDKEYQIMRNASVAVLREIGVETGGSNVQFGICPDTGRMVVIEMNPRVSRSSALASKATGFPIAKVAAKLAVGYTLDELRNEITGGVVPASFEPTIDYVVTKIPRFAFEKFPQADDRLTTQMKSVGEVMAIGRTFQESMQKALRGLETGATGFNPMLDVSDEGAIDKIKAELVVPKADRPYYVADAFRAGMTREEVFNSCMIDHWFLVQIEDIVKEEQSLVGKDLSALDADTLFRLKRKGFSDARLAEVMTISETEVRNHRRQLNIKPVFKRVDTCAAEFASTTAYMYSTYEEECEAVPTDNEKIMVIGGGPNRIGQGIEFDYCCVHAAMAAREDGYETIMVNCNPETVSTDYDTSDRLYFEPVTLEDVLAIIDAEKPKGVIVHYGGQTPLKLARALEAEGVPIIGTSPDAIDRAEDRERFQGMIQKLDLLQPANATVRSAEEAVTKAKEIGYPLVVRPSYVLGGRAMEIVAGEDELQKYMKEAVQVSNDSPVLLDLFLNRAVEVDVDAVCDGERVVIGAIMQHIEQAGIHSGDSGCSLPPYSLSPRIQNKIREQVKAMAMELGVVGLMNVQMALQDGELYVIEVNPRASRTVPFVSKCIGHSLAKIAARVMMGKTLEELEFTKEIVPPYFCVKEAIFPFNKFPGVDPILGPEMKSTGEVMGVGASFPEAYYKAQLAENMALPEGGRVIISVRDQDKPMVPGIARLLMDTGFELVATSGTAQVIEDAGLPVTRVKKVMEGRPNMVDSIVNGDIAFVVNTTEGRQAIADSYKIRRSSLTKKVLYTTTMAGAEAIARAIAFGSEKTVRRLQDLHEGKTG; from the coding sequence ATGCCGAAACGTACAGATATTGAAAGCATCCTGATCCTGGGTGCGGGTCCTATCATCATCGGTCAGGCCTGTGAATTTGACTATTCCGGAGCCCAGGCCTGTAAAGCCCTTAAAGAAGAAGGGTATCGTGTCATTCTGGTGAACTCTAACCCGGCCACCATCATGACCGACCCCAGTATGGCAGACGCGACTTACATTGAGCCCATTCGCTGGGAAACCGTCGCCAAGATCATCGAGAAAGAACGTCCGGATGCGGTGCTGCCTACCATGGGTGGTCAGACGGCTCTGAACTGCGCTCTGGATCTGTTCCATAAGGGAGTTCTGGAAAAATATAATGTCCAGATGATCGGCGCCAGCCGTGATGCCATCGACAAGGCTGAAGATCGTGAGATGTTCGACACGGCAATGAAGAACATTGGTCTGGAAACACCTCGCTCCGGCATTGCCCACACTATGGAAGAAGCTCAGGTTGTGCTGGATCAGGTGGGCTTCCCCTGTATCATTCGTCCTTCTTTCACCATGGGAGGGTCCGGTGGTGGTATTGCCTATAACAAGGATGAATTTGAAGAGATCTGTAAACGTGGTCTGGACCTGTCACCCACCAGTGAGCTACTGATCGATGAATCCCTGATTGGCTGGAAAGAGTATGAGATGGAAGTGGTCCGTGACCGCAATGACAACTGCATCATTGTCTGCTCTATCGAGAACTTTGATCCGATGGGCGTTCACACCGGTGACTCGATCACGGTCGCACCTTCCCAGACGCTCACTGATAAAGAATATCAGATCATGCGTAATGCCTCTGTTGCTGTTCTGCGAGAGATTGGTGTTGAAACCGGTGGTTCCAATGTTCAGTTCGGTATTTGCCCGGACACCGGCCGTATGGTCGTGATCGAAATGAACCCCCGGGTATCCCGTTCTTCCGCTCTGGCTTCAAAAGCGACTGGCTTCCCGATTGCCAAAGTGGCAGCCAAGTTGGCCGTAGGGTACACCCTGGATGAACTGCGAAACGAAATTACCGGCGGTGTGGTCCCGGCTTCTTTCGAGCCTACCATCGATTACGTCGTTACCAAGATTCCCCGTTTTGCCTTTGAGAAATTTCCTCAGGCTGACGACCGCCTCACTACCCAGATGAAATCGGTGGGTGAGGTCATGGCCATTGGTCGTACTTTCCAGGAGTCCATGCAAAAAGCCCTTCGTGGTCTGGAAACCGGAGCTACCGGTTTCAATCCAATGCTGGATGTTTCTGATGAAGGTGCTATCGACAAGATCAAGGCAGAGCTGGTTGTTCCAAAAGCGGATCGTCCTTACTACGTGGCAGACGCTTTTCGTGCCGGTATGACGCGTGAGGAAGTCTTTAACAGCTGCATGATCGATCATTGGTTCCTCGTCCAGATCGAAGACATTGTAAAAGAAGAGCAAAGCCTGGTTGGCAAAGATCTGTCTGCGCTGGATGCCGACACTCTGTTCAGACTCAAGCGTAAGGGGTTCAGTGATGCACGTCTGGCAGAGGTGATGACCATCTCTGAAACAGAAGTGCGTAACCATCGTCGCCAGCTGAACATCAAGCCGGTCTTCAAGCGTGTGGACACCTGTGCGGCCGAATTTGCCTCCACGACAGCTTACATGTACTCCACCTACGAGGAAGAGTGTGAAGCTGTGCCAACCGATAATGAAAAGATCATGGTTATCGGTGGTGGTCCAAACCGTATCGGTCAGGGTATCGAGTTCGATTACTGCTGTGTGCATGCCGCCATGGCTGCCCGTGAAGATGGTTACGAAACCATCATGGTTAACTGTAACCCCGAAACGGTTTCTACTGATTATGACACTTCTGACCGACTGTACTTTGAACCAGTTACTCTGGAAGATGTTCTCGCCATTATTGATGCTGAAAAGCCCAAGGGTGTGATCGTTCACTACGGTGGTCAGACACCTCTAAAGCTGGCTCGTGCTCTGGAGGCTGAAGGTGTGCCTATTATCGGTACCAGTCCGGATGCAATTGACCGTGCCGAAGATCGTGAACGTTTCCAGGGCATGATCCAGAAGCTTGATCTGCTGCAGCCTGCAAACGCCACCGTGCGCAGTGCTGAAGAAGCTGTAACTAAAGCCAAGGAAATTGGCTATCCGCTGGTTGTGCGTCCGTCTTATGTTCTGGGTGGTCGTGCCATGGAAATCGTGGCCGGCGAAGATGAGCTTCAGAAGTACATGAAGGAAGCTGTTCAGGTTTCCAATGACAGTCCGGTGCTGCTGGATCTGTTCCTGAACCGTGCCGTAGAGGTGGATGTCGATGCAGTTTGCGACGGCGAGCGCGTGGTCATTGGTGCCATTATGCAACACATTGAGCAGGCAGGCATTCACTCTGGTGATTCCGGTTGCTCTCTGCCTCCCTACAGTCTGAGTCCCCGCATCCAGAACAAGATCCGTGAGCAGGTGAAAGCCATGGCTATGGAACTGGGTGTAGTCGGTCTGATGAATGTTCAGATGGCGTTGCAGGACGGTGAACTCTACGTGATCGAGGTTAACCCTCGTGCATCCCGAACAGTGCCTTTTGTGTCCAAGTGCATTGGTCACTCTTTGGCCAAGATTGCCGCTCGTGTCATGATGGGCAAAACTCTGGAAGAGCTGGAGTTTACCAAAGAGATCGTACCTCCATACTTCTGCGTGAAAGAAGCCATCTTCCCGTTCAATAAGTTCCCGGGTGTGGACCCGATTCTTGGCCCTGAAATGAAGTCTACCGGTGAAGTGATGGGTGTTGGTGCTTCTTTCCCGGAAGCCTATTACAAGGCTCAGCTGGCTGAAAATATGGCACTGCCGGAAGGTGGGCGTGTCATCATCAGTGTCCGTGATCAGGATAAGCCCATGGTGCCTGGTATCGCCCGTCTGTTAATGGATACCGGTTTTGAGCTGGTGGCTACCAGCGGCACTGCCCAGGTGATCGAAGATGCCGGTCTGCCCGTGACCCGGGTCAAAAAGGTGATGGAAGGTCGACCAAATATGGTGGACAGCATCGTCAATGGTGATATAGCCTTTGTCGTCAACACTACCGAAGGTCGTCAGGCCATTGCAGATTCCTATAAAATCCGCCGATCTTCCCTGACCAAAAAGGTTCTCTACACCACCACCATGGCAGGTGCGGAAGCCATTGCCCGGGCCATCGCCTTTGGTTCGGAGAAAACAGTCAGAAGACTTCAGGATTTACACGAAGGTAAGACTGGATGA
- the greA gene encoding transcription elongation factor GreA yields MNRYPMTVEGEKALREELAQLKTVERPRISQAIAEARELGDLKENAEYHAAREQQSFTEGRINDIEGKLSNAQVIDITTIKKTGKVIFGTTVVLVNLDTDDEVEYKIVGDDEADIKDNKISVNSPIARALVGKEEGDVVVVNTPSGNVEYEIDEVKHI; encoded by the coding sequence ATGAATCGATATCCAATGACAGTGGAGGGCGAAAAAGCCCTCCGTGAAGAGTTGGCGCAACTGAAAACCGTGGAAAGACCACGCATTTCCCAGGCGATTGCCGAGGCCCGGGAATTGGGGGACTTGAAAGAAAACGCTGAATATCACGCAGCTCGTGAACAGCAGAGCTTTACTGAGGGTCGTATCAACGATATTGAGGGCAAGTTATCCAACGCTCAGGTTATCGATATTACTACGATCAAGAAAACCGGTAAGGTTATCTTTGGTACCACAGTTGTACTGGTTAATCTGGATACGGACGATGAAGTCGAGTACAAGATCGTGGGGGATGATGAAGCAGACATCAAGGATAACAAGATCTCTGTTAATTCACCGATTGCCCGTGCCCTGGTAGGTAAGGAAGAAGGTGATGTGGTGGTTGTAAATACACCTTCCGGCAATGTTGAATATGAGATCGATGAGGTTAAGCACATCTGA
- a CDS encoding SPFH domain-containing protein: MKKIAALIFSLLFVESTLSDEISVHWLYSWMPFTYTVPEGSVGIFFRGGFYKEVYEPGIHRLFTWPVTKGMRINVRPQIDIIEDIACGTMDGLTIKFPRIAVYNQLHKDQVLNVVSNFGEDYDHYLITEPTIQAVTELCTTMTAQEIYIDKFPTINDFLLQHLVEEQEKSNSKLKINKVVVSKPVLPGNIRKNYEVIVEEKSKLVAVSQIQARKLKEAETEQLERSKKAHTDKMVAEIENEKKLAEEKNKMELEKIRVAVRIHQLREDAEAEAFILRQKGEAEAYVIQVSGEARANATLQEAIANERLITPLYVQLKQAEAFWRNNNSKLIYFGENIPKTVYPGLIDSEKIRKFAN, translated from the coding sequence ATGAAAAAAATAGCTGCCTTGATATTTTCGTTACTTTTTGTTGAATCTACCCTTTCTGATGAGATTTCAGTTCACTGGCTATACAGTTGGATGCCTTTTACCTATACAGTACCAGAAGGAAGTGTTGGTATTTTTTTCAGAGGTGGATTTTATAAGGAAGTTTATGAGCCGGGAATACACAGATTATTCACATGGCCTGTTACCAAAGGAATGCGAATAAATGTAAGGCCACAGATAGATATTATTGAGGATATAGCATGTGGTACTATGGATGGTCTCACAATCAAATTTCCTAGAATTGCCGTTTATAATCAACTCCATAAAGACCAGGTATTAAATGTTGTCTCAAATTTTGGAGAAGATTATGATCATTACTTAATAACAGAACCTACAATTCAGGCTGTAACAGAGCTGTGTACGACGATGACAGCCCAGGAAATATACATTGATAAGTTTCCTACTATAAACGATTTTTTGTTACAACACTTGGTTGAAGAGCAAGAGAAAAGTAATTCTAAATTAAAAATAAATAAAGTGGTTGTTTCTAAGCCGGTTCTTCCAGGAAACATAAGAAAAAACTACGAAGTTATTGTGGAAGAGAAAAGCAAGCTTGTGGCTGTTTCACAAATTCAAGCCAGGAAGTTAAAGGAAGCTGAAACCGAACAGTTGGAACGATCAAAAAAAGCTCATACAGATAAAATGGTAGCTGAAATAGAAAATGAAAAAAAACTTGCTGAAGAAAAAAATAAAATGGAATTAGAGAAGATTCGAGTGGCTGTTAGAATCCATCAATTACGTGAAGACGCTGAAGCAGAGGCGTTTATACTCAGGCAAAAGGGTGAAGCTGAAGCCTATGTAATACAAGTTAGTGGTGAAGCTCGTGCCAATGCTACGCTGCAAGAGGCAATAGCCAATGAAAGGCTCATTACACCTTTATATGTTCAGCTAAAACAGGCAGAGGCGTTTTGGAGAAATAACAACTCTAAACTGATATATTTTGGAGAAAATATTCCTAAAACTGTATATCCAGGCCTCATTGACTCAGAAAAAATAAGAAAGTTTGCAAATTAA